A region from the Lolium perenne isolate Kyuss_39 chromosome 4, Kyuss_2.0, whole genome shotgun sequence genome encodes:
- the LOC127296087 gene encoding 17.4 kDa class I heat shock protein-like: protein MSLIRRADVFDPFSLDLWDPFPFGSGSGSIFPRASSDTSAFAGARIDWKETPEAHVFKADVPGLKKEEVKVEVDDGNVLQISGERNKEQEEKSDTWHRVERSSGKFLRRFRLPDNAKTEQIKASMENGVLTVTVPKEEAKKPDAKPVQITG, encoded by the coding sequence ATGTCGCTGATTCGCCGCGCCGACGTGTTCGACCCCTTCTCTCTTGATCTCTGGGACCCATTTCCCTTCGGTTCCGGCAGCGGCAGCATCTTCCCTCGCGCCAGCTCCGACACCTCGGCCTTCGCCGGCGCGCGGATCGACTGGAAGGAGACGCCTGAGGCTCACGTGTTCAAGGCAGACGTGCCGGGACTgaagaaggaggaggtgaaggtggaggtcgaCGACGGCAACGTGCTGCAGATCAGCGGCGAGCGGAACAAGGAGCAGGAGGAGAAGTCCGACACCTGGCACCGCGTCGAGCGCAGCAGCGGCAAGTTTCTGCGCAGGTTCCGACTCCCGGACAACGCCAAGACGGAGCAGATCAAGGCGTCCATGGAGAACGGCGTGCTCACCGTGACCGTGCCCAAGGAGGAGGCCAAGAAGCCCGACGCCAAGCCCGTCCAGATCACCGGCTAG